The sequence TGGCGGAGGCCTACATCATCGACGCGGTGCGAACGCCGCGCGGGCGGGGGAAGAAGGGGAAGGGCTCGCTGACGGAGATCCACCCGCAGGAGCTGCTGGCGCAGACGCTGAACTGCCTGGCCGAGCGCGGCGGCATCGAGCGCGGCCAGGTGGAAGACGTGGTGGTGGGCGTGGTCAGCCAGGTGGGCGAGCAGGGCGGCAACATCGCCCGCAACGCCGTGCTGGCCGCCGGTTGGCCCATCGAGGTGCCGGGCGTGTCGCTGAACCGCTTCTGCGGCAGCGGCCTGCAGGCGGTGAACTTCGCCGCCATGGGGGTGATGAGCGGGATGCACGAGCTGGTGGTGGGCGGCGGCGTGGAAAGCATGTCGCGCGTGCCCATGGGCTCGGACCAGTCGGGCTCCGACGGCCACAACCCGCTGCTGGCCGCGAAGCACTTCCAGGTGCCGCAGGGGATCAGCGCCGACCTGATCGCCACGCTCGAGGGCTTCACCCGCGAGGAGCTGGACCGCTTCGCGCTCGAGTCGCAGCAGAAGGCCGCGGTGGCGCAGCGCGAGAATCGCTTCGCGCGCAGCCTCTTCCCCGTGGTCGATCCCGTCACCCGGCAGGTGGCGCTGGACCACGACGAGTACCCGCGCCCCGAGACCACGATGGAGGCGCTGTCGCAGCTGCAGCCCGCGTTCGCGGAGCTGGGCGCCAAGCCGGTGGGGCCGAACGGCGAGACGATGGACGAGATGGCGCTGCGCATCTACCCGCAGGCCGGGCAAATGAAGCACCAGCACACCGCGGGCAACTCCAGCGGCATCGTGGACGGGGCCGCGGCCGTGCTCCTGGCGTCGGACGGCTACGTGAGGTCGCACGGCCTGAAGGCGCGCGCCCGCATCCGCGCCATCTCCACCCACGGCGAGGAGCCGCTGATCATGCTCACCGCCCCGGCCGAGACGGCGCGCAAGGCATTGCGCAAGGCGGGGATGGAGGTGGGCGACATCGACCTGTGGGAGATCAACGAGGCGTTCGCCACGGTGCCGCTGCAGACCATCCGCACGCTCGGCGTGGACCCGGCGCGGGTGAACGTGAACGGCGGCGCCATCGCCCTCGGCCACCCGCTGGGCGCCACCGGGGCCATGCTGCTGGGCACCGCGCTGGACGAGCTGGAGCGGCGCGGCCTGGCCACGGCGCTGGTCACGCTGTGCATCGCGGGCGGCCAGGGCGTGGCGACGATCATCGAGCGAGTCTGAGGGAAAGTCCTAAGTCCTAAGTGCTAAGTGCTAAGTCCTGAGTGACATGGGATTTCCTAGCTGTTCCCACTCAGGACTTGGGACTCAGGACTCAGGACTTCTTTTTCTGCTATTCACCCCGGGGTGAGAACGATGCCGACCGATACGCTTCGCGAACGCACCTTCGCGTGGGGCGACCCGCTGGTGGGCGCCCGCGCCGCGCCGTCGATGAGCGGGATGGAGTACCTGCGCGCGATGATGCGCGGCGAGTTCCCTCCCCCGCCCGTCGCCATGACGCTGGGCTTTACGCTGGACGAGGTGGACGACGGGCGCGCCGTGTTCGGGATGGAGCCCGCCGAGTTCCACTACAACCCCATCGGGATGGTGCACGGCGGCGTGGCGGCCACGCTGATGGACTCGGCGATGGGGTGCGCCGTGCACACGCGCCTTCCCGCGGGCGTGGGCTACACCACGCTGGAGATGAAGATCAACCTGCTGCGCGCCATCACGCTGGACACCGGCCCGGTGGCGTGCGAGGGAACGCTCATCCATCTCGGCCGCACCACCGCGCTCGCCGAGGCCCGCATCACCGACGCCGCGGGACGGCTTCTGGCGCACGCCACGAGCACCTGCCTGATCGTGCGGCCGTAGCGCCGGCCGGCCCCGCGTCCGCGGTACACAGCCTCCCCATCGATGCCGGCGCGCCGACCGGCTGGCGCTGGACGTGCCCCGACGCGGCGGCGCGGGCGGCGATGCGGCCGCCGCTGGACGGCGCGGCATCTCCCCTGCTCCGCCGCGGCTCTTTCGCGCGCCGCTCCGCGCCCGCATTATCACCGCCTTCCAAAACCACTTAAGCCGGATGGGCAGGAGGGCATCATCGCCAGCAAGTGGACCATCGACGACTCCCGCGAGCTGTACAACATCGAGGGCTGGGGGATCGGCTATTTCGGCGTGAACGAGCGCGGGCACGTGACCGTTCACCCCACCAAGGATGAGTCGCGCGGGATCGACCTGTACGAGTTCGCGGTGGACATGGAGGCGCAGGGGGTGGGATTGCCGCTCCTGCTGCGCTTTTCCGACATCCTGCGCACCCGCGTGCAGACGCTGTCCGAGAAGTTCGCCAACGCGATCCAGGAGTTCGGCTACCAGGGGCAGTACACCACCGTGTACCCCATCAAGGTGAACCAGCAGCGCCACGTGGTGGAGGAGATCGCCGAGTACGGGCGTCCCTACGGCGTGGGGCTGGAGGTGGGAAGCAAGCCGGAGCTGATGGCGGTGCTGGCGCTCAGCGAGCGCACCGACCACCTGATCGTCTGCAACGGCTACAAGGACGAGGAGTACGTGCGGCTGGCGCTGATGGGGCAGCGGCTGGGGCACAACGTGCTGATCGTGATCGAGAAGATCAGCGAGGTCGACACCATCCTGCGCGTGGCCGCCGAGATGGAGCTGGAGCCCACCGTGGGCGTGCGCATCAAGCTCTCCACCGCCGGGGCGGGAAAGTGGAGCGAGAGCGCGGGGGAGAAGAGCAAGTTCGGCCTCAACTCGGCGCAGCTGGTGAAGGTGCTGGACAAGCTCAAGTCGGCCGGCAAGCTGGGCATCCTGAAGCTGATCCACTTCCACCTGGGCTCGCAGATCCCCGACATCCGCAACATCAAGCTGGGGATGGCGGAGGTGTCGCGGTACTACGTGGAGCTGCGCCAGCTGGGGGTGGACGTGCAGTACGTGGACGTGGGCGGCGGCCTCGGCGTGGACTACGACGGCTCGCGCTCGGTGACGCCGGGGAGCGTGAACTACTCCATCCAGGAGTACGCCAACGACATCATCTACTCGCTGGCCGAGGCGAGCCGCGAGAACGAGGTGCCGATGCCGCACGTGATCAGCGAGAGCGGGCGTGCGCTGACGGCGCACCACGCGCTGCTGCTGATCAACGTCATCGACCTGGAGACGCAGGCCCCCGACCCGATGGAGGACGTGGGCGACGACGAGCACCCGCTGGTGCTGGAGCTGGCGGCCACCTACCGCGAGGTGGACCACCGCAACCTGCGCGAGGTGTACCACGACGCCGCGTTCGCGAAGGAGCAGACGCAGAGCCACTTCAACTCGGGGGCGATGACGCTGCGCGAGCGGGCGGCGGCCGAGCGCTTCTGGCTGGCGATCATGAACCGCGTGGCCGTCCTGGCCGCGCAGGACCCGGAGGAGTACGACGACATCCTCCCCGAGCTGGAGGCGGTGCTGATCGACCGCTACTTCTGCAACTTCTCGCTCTTCCAGTCGCTGCCCGACTCGTGGGCCATCGACCAGCTCTTCCCCATCATGCCCATCCACCGGCTGGACGAGGAGCCCAGCCGGCGGGGGACGCTGCAGGACATGACCTGCGACAGCGACGGGAAGATCGACCACTTCACCGGGTGGCGGAAGTCCAAGCCCAGCCTGGAGCTGCACGCATTCGACCCCGCGCAGCCGTACATCCTGGGGATCTTCCTCACCGGCGCGTACCAGGAGATCCTGGGCGACCTGCACAACCTGTTCGGCGACACCAACGCCGTGCACGTGCGGCTGGCCGACCACGGCTACGAGATCGGCGACATGGTGCACGGCGACACCGTGACCGAGGTGCTGAACTACGTGCAGTTCAACGCGCCGGACCTCGTCGCCACCTTCCGCCGCAAGGTGCAGAACGCCAAGCTGAAGCGCGCCGAGGCGAACACCTTCATCGCCGACTACGTGGCCGGGCTGGACGGATACACGTACCTCGAGGGCGACTGGGACTGAACCGAAGTACGAAAGTACGGAGAGTACGAGAGTACGGAACTGCATGGGCTCGTCGCGCCCGATGGCTCTGCGGGCGATCCCAAACCACGTTGATCTCACGCGGAGACGCGGAGACGCAGAGAACTCACCGCGCCACCGAGTTCTCCGCGACTCCGCGTCTCCGCGTGAGATCCCACGGTGTCCGCGACGTGAGAGGAAGCCGTGAGATCGCGATGAGCGTCATACTTCCGTACTCCCGTACCTTCGTACTTCCGTTCCGCTGAAACTTCCTGCGCGGCACCGCCGTATCTCCCCACACGAGATGCGACTGCGTGCATCCGAACCACCGTCCCCCGACCTGAGCAGAACGATGGCGAGCTAT is a genomic window of Longimicrobium sp. containing:
- a CDS encoding acetyl-CoA C-acetyltransferase; the protein is MAEAYIIDAVRTPRGRGKKGKGSLTEIHPQELLAQTLNCLAERGGIERGQVEDVVVGVVSQVGEQGGNIARNAVLAAGWPIEVPGVSLNRFCGSGLQAVNFAAMGVMSGMHELVVGGGVESMSRVPMGSDQSGSDGHNPLLAAKHFQVPQGISADLIATLEGFTREELDRFALESQQKAAVAQRENRFARSLFPVVDPVTRQVALDHDEYPRPETTMEALSQLQPAFAELGAKPVGPNGETMDEMALRIYPQAGQMKHQHTAGNSSGIVDGAAAVLLASDGYVRSHGLKARARIRAISTHGEEPLIMLTAPAETARKALRKAGMEVGDIDLWEINEAFATVPLQTIRTLGVDPARVNVNGGAIALGHPLGATGAMLLGTALDELERRGLATALVTLCIAGGQGVATIIERV
- a CDS encoding PaaI family thioesterase, which encodes MPTDTLRERTFAWGDPLVGARAAPSMSGMEYLRAMMRGEFPPPPVAMTLGFTLDEVDDGRAVFGMEPAEFHYNPIGMVHGGVAATLMDSAMGCAVHTRLPAGVGYTTLEMKINLLRAITLDTGPVACEGTLIHLGRTTALAEARITDAAGRLLAHATSTCLIVRP
- the speA gene encoding biosynthetic arginine decarboxylase, encoding MPARRPAGAGRAPTRRRGRRCGRRWTARHLPCSAAALSRAAPRPHYHRLPKPLKPDGQEGIIASKWTIDDSRELYNIEGWGIGYFGVNERGHVTVHPTKDESRGIDLYEFAVDMEAQGVGLPLLLRFSDILRTRVQTLSEKFANAIQEFGYQGQYTTVYPIKVNQQRHVVEEIAEYGRPYGVGLEVGSKPELMAVLALSERTDHLIVCNGYKDEEYVRLALMGQRLGHNVLIVIEKISEVDTILRVAAEMELEPTVGVRIKLSTAGAGKWSESAGEKSKFGLNSAQLVKVLDKLKSAGKLGILKLIHFHLGSQIPDIRNIKLGMAEVSRYYVELRQLGVDVQYVDVGGGLGVDYDGSRSVTPGSVNYSIQEYANDIIYSLAEASRENEVPMPHVISESGRALTAHHALLLINVIDLETQAPDPMEDVGDDEHPLVLELAATYREVDHRNLREVYHDAAFAKEQTQSHFNSGAMTLRERAAAERFWLAIMNRVAVLAAQDPEEYDDILPELEAVLIDRYFCNFSLFQSLPDSWAIDQLFPIMPIHRLDEEPSRRGTLQDMTCDSDGKIDHFTGWRKSKPSLELHAFDPAQPYILGIFLTGAYQEILGDLHNLFGDTNAVHVRLADHGYEIGDMVHGDTVTEVLNYVQFNAPDLVATFRRKVQNAKLKRAEANTFIADYVAGLDGYTYLEGDWD